The Kitasatospora sp. NBC_01287 genome contains a region encoding:
- a CDS encoding alpha/beta fold hydrolase has product MAQVRAGSLAIEYEVFGRPEHPVILLVADLGSQLISWRTEFCELLAGHGYRVIRFDNRDSGLTATLVPLGTAYRLADLADDAVALLDALRIPAAHLVGVSMGGMIVQQLAIDHPTRVRSLCSLLSHPGDRVNGEPRPDVAAAFVARPASTREQVIGNGVHFHQLVGSPDHPADPEELIDRVGESYDRAYRPDGSLRQLFAVRSSPDRTEGLRRVGVPTLVVHGDADPLIEPSGGKATAAAVPDAELWLIPGVGHELPRALWPELAARIARNAERSRKFPVTDGFTRTAD; this is encoded by the coding sequence ATGGCACAGGTACGCGCGGGCAGCTTGGCGATCGAGTACGAGGTGTTCGGCCGCCCGGAACACCCGGTGATCCTGCTGGTGGCCGACCTGGGCTCGCAACTGATCAGCTGGCGTACGGAGTTCTGCGAACTGCTGGCGGGGCACGGCTACCGGGTGATCCGCTTCGACAACCGCGACAGCGGCCTGACCGCCACCCTCGTCCCGCTGGGCACCGCCTACCGCCTGGCCGACCTGGCCGACGACGCGGTGGCGCTGCTGGACGCCCTGCGGATACCGGCCGCGCACCTGGTCGGCGTCTCGATGGGCGGCATGATCGTCCAGCAGCTGGCCATCGACCACCCGACGCGGGTGCGCAGCCTCTGCTCGCTGCTCTCCCACCCGGGCGACCGGGTGAACGGCGAGCCCCGGCCCGACGTGGCGGCCGCCTTCGTGGCCCGCCCCGCCTCGACCCGCGAGCAGGTGATCGGCAACGGCGTCCACTTCCACCAGCTGGTCGGCTCGCCGGACCACCCGGCGGACCCCGAGGAGCTGATCGACCGGGTCGGCGAGAGCTACGACCGCGCCTACCGCCCGGACGGCTCGCTGCGCCAGCTCTTCGCGGTGCGCAGCTCGCCCGACCGCACCGAGGGGCTGCGCCGGGTCGGCGTGCCCACGCTGGTGGTGCACGGCGATGCCGACCCGCTGATCGAGCCGAGCGGCGGCAAGGCCACCGCGGCCGCCGTCCCGGATGCCGAACTGTGGCTGATCCCGGGGGTCGGGCACGAGTTGCCGCGGGCGCTCTGGCCGGAGCTGGCCGCCCGGATCGCGCGGAACGCCGAGCGCTCCCGAAAGTTCCCGGTCACCGATGGGTTCACTCGAACTGCTGACTGA
- a CDS encoding sensor histidine kinase KdpD: MRDLLLIALYAALGAGAAGLLGWPAVRLLRRRSVALSLFTVAVVTVLAMTTGTLAVAQAMFLSHHDFGVVIAVTCMAAVVSLGTAALLGRQVVAGSRALARAARTVGSAAGFAAPSGPLGAELAELSAELAATSARLARSRERERALEASRRELIAWISHDLRTPLAGLRAMAEALEDDVAEDPARYHGLIRTEVDRLTGMVDDLFELSRIQAGALTLTLARVSVYDLVGDALAAADPLARERGVRLDGARIDPAPVQVDGREITRVLGNLLVNAIRSTPADGVVAVAARQGEGEVVLSVTDGCGGIPEADLARVFETGWRGGSARTPRQARGAAPGGGAVRHHGDTGAGLGLAIVRGIVEAHAGRASVHNVAGGCCFEIALPTAPAAPVPVG, from the coding sequence GTGAGGGACCTGCTGCTGATCGCGCTGTACGCCGCGCTGGGCGCCGGGGCCGCCGGGCTGCTCGGCTGGCCGGCGGTGCGGCTGCTGCGCCGCCGCTCGGTGGCGCTCTCGCTCTTCACCGTCGCAGTGGTTACCGTGCTCGCGATGACCACGGGCACCCTGGCGGTGGCCCAGGCGATGTTCCTCTCGCACCACGACTTCGGCGTGGTGATCGCGGTGACCTGCATGGCGGCGGTGGTCTCGCTGGGCACGGCGGCCCTGCTGGGCCGCCAGGTGGTGGCCGGCAGCCGCGCGCTGGCCCGGGCGGCGCGCACCGTCGGCTCCGCGGCGGGGTTCGCCGCGCCGAGCGGCCCGCTGGGCGCCGAACTGGCCGAACTGAGTGCCGAGCTCGCCGCCACCAGCGCCCGGCTGGCCCGCTCCAGGGAGCGAGAGCGGGCCCTGGAGGCCTCCCGGCGCGAGCTGATCGCCTGGATCTCGCACGACCTGCGCACCCCGCTGGCCGGCCTGCGGGCGATGGCCGAGGCCCTGGAGGACGATGTCGCCGAGGACCCGGCGCGCTACCACGGGCTGATCCGCACCGAGGTGGACCGGCTCACCGGGATGGTGGACGACCTCTTCGAGCTCTCCCGGATCCAGGCCGGTGCGCTGACCCTCACCCTGGCCCGGGTCTCGGTCTACGACCTGGTCGGCGACGCGCTCGCGGCCGCCGACCCGCTGGCCCGCGAGCGCGGCGTGCGGCTCGACGGGGCGCGGATCGATCCGGCGCCGGTGCAGGTGGACGGCCGGGAGATCACCCGGGTGCTGGGCAACCTGCTGGTCAACGCGATCCGCTCGACGCCGGCCGACGGCGTGGTGGCGGTTGCCGCGCGGCAGGGTGAGGGCGAGGTGGTGCTCTCGGTCACCGACGGCTGCGGCGGGATCCCGGAGGCCGACCTGGCCCGGGTCTTCGAGACCGGCTGGCGCGGCGGCAGCGCCCGCACCCCGCGCCAGGCGCGCGGCGCGGCGCCCGGCGGCGGCGCGGTCCGGCACCACGGGGACACCGGGGCCGGGCTGGGCCTGGCGATCGTGCGCGGCATCGTGGAGGCGCACGCCGGGCGGGCCTCGGTGCACAACGTGGCCGGCGGCTGCTGCTTCGAGATCGCGCTGCCCACCGCGCCCGCGGCACCCGTGCCGGTCGGCTGA
- a CDS encoding response regulator transcription factor — protein MTDDAPPARILVVDDDPTLAEVVTGYLLRAGYAVDRAADGRTALARAERGRPDLVVLDLMLPELDGLEVCRRLRAAEGGGPAVVMLTAKGEESERILGLELGADDYVTKPFSPRELVLRIQAVLRRHTGPPPSREPVRTGDLSLDQQARRAFRGGRELSLTQREFDLLTFFARHPGTAFGREELMHRVWGWDFGDLSTVTVHVRRLREKVEDDPAAPRLISTVWGVGYRFDPVAERQVTG, from the coding sequence GTGACAGACGACGCCCCGCCCGCCCGGATCCTGGTGGTCGACGACGACCCGACCCTCGCCGAAGTGGTCACCGGCTACCTGCTGCGGGCGGGTTACGCCGTGGACCGCGCCGCCGACGGCCGCACCGCGCTGGCCCGCGCCGAGCGGGGCCGCCCCGACCTGGTGGTGCTCGACCTGATGCTGCCGGAGCTGGACGGCCTGGAGGTCTGCCGCCGGCTGCGCGCGGCCGAGGGCGGCGGTCCGGCGGTGGTGATGCTGACCGCGAAGGGCGAGGAGTCGGAGCGGATCCTGGGCCTGGAGCTGGGCGCCGACGACTACGTCACCAAGCCGTTCAGCCCGCGCGAGCTGGTGCTGCGGATCCAGGCGGTGCTGCGCCGCCACACCGGCCCACCGCCCAGCCGCGAGCCGGTGCGCACCGGCGACCTCTCGCTGGACCAGCAGGCCCGGCGGGCGTTCCGCGGCGGGCGCGAGCTCTCCCTGACCCAGCGCGAGTTCGACCTGCTGACCTTCTTCGCCCGGCACCCGGGCACCGCCTTCGGCCGGGAGGAGCTGATGCACCGGGTCTGGGGCTGGGACTTCGGAGACCTGTCCACCGTCACGGTCCATGTGCGGCGGCTGCGCGAGAAGGTCGAGGACGACCCGGCGGCACCCCGGCTGATCAGCACCGTCTGGGGCGTCGGCTACCGCTTCGACCCGGTGGCCGAGCGGCAGGTGACCGGGTGA
- a CDS encoding dodecin — protein sequence MSEHTYRVTEIVGSSHEGTDAAIRNALTRASQTLRNIDWFEVVQVRGHVADGAIQHFQATVKVGFRLEDPPA from the coding sequence ATGAGCGAGCACACCTACCGGGTGACCGAGATCGTCGGCTCCTCGCACGAGGGGACCGACGCCGCGATCCGCAACGCGCTGACCCGCGCGTCCCAGACGCTGCGCAACATCGACTGGTTCGAGGTGGTGCAGGTCCGCGGACACGTCGCGGACGGTGCCATCCAGCACTTCCAGGCGACCGTCAAGGTCGGCTTCCGGCTGGAGGACCCGCCCGCCTGA
- a CDS encoding DUF4383 domain-containing protein: protein MRLQDELPVDHRLAQVYRYGAGLGGLLLLIWGCFGVAGAPGYLSTHGKNIAGLSSNGALGVLSIVFGAVLMIGAVIGGNFASWLNMTVGAIFFVAGFVGLIALDSSWNHLAFRMANVIFSFAFGLVIATFGMYGRVSGHLPHDNPYWQQRHGGEREPEEEVAGRWHVPAFKQVLRPTVHH from the coding sequence ATGAGACTGCAGGACGAGCTTCCCGTCGACCACCGACTGGCCCAGGTCTACCGCTACGGCGCCGGTCTCGGCGGCCTGCTGCTGCTGATCTGGGGCTGCTTCGGGGTGGCCGGCGCCCCCGGTTACCTGTCCACCCACGGCAAGAACATCGCCGGTCTGTCCAGCAACGGCGCGCTCGGCGTGCTGTCCATCGTCTTCGGCGCGGTACTGATGATCGGCGCCGTGATCGGCGGAAACTTCGCCTCCTGGCTCAACATGACCGTCGGCGCGATCTTCTTCGTGGCCGGCTTCGTCGGCCTGATCGCGCTCGACAGCAGCTGGAACCACCTGGCCTTCCGGATGGCCAACGTGATCTTCAGCTTCGCCTTCGGGCTGGTGATCGCCACCTTCGGCATGTACGGCAGGGTCAGTGGCCACCTGCCGCACGACAACCCGTACTGGCAGCAGCGCCACGGCGGCGAGCGCGAGCCCGAGGAGGAGGTGGCCGGGCGCTGGCACGTGCCGGCCTTCAAGCAGGTGCTGCGGCCGACCGTGCACCACTGA